A stretch of the uncultured Desulfobacter sp. genome encodes the following:
- a CDS encoding radical SAM protein: protein MTHIKSGLKTAALMLKGRMPGQLVIQITDLCNATCPQCGMRKTNKFDRTRLSNDQLKEIIDAAGQKGFQAISFTGGEPMMLRKDLPELIRHAGKAGIPYIRTGTNGFFFADHDKPEFEDKVKAIAEELADTPLRNFWISLDSSVAHIHEQMRGFEGVVRGMEKALPIFHEAGLFPSVNLGLNRNVSRITQILGSPTPKDLLTPEASPFYRAFAQGFADFYRKVINMGFTIANACYPMSMEDSADKEDLDAVYAAASADRVVCFTGIEKALLFKALSDTIPKFRSQIRIFSPLAGLHTLYNVYSGKNADTPYGCRGGIDFFYLNCTDGNTYPCGYRGADNLGPFPDLNVNAINPKGYCLACDWECFRDPTELGGPFMEAFSAPWHLATRMAKDPGYGACWLKDLQYYKACDFFNGRRPPRTTTLRKF, encoded by the coding sequence ATGACCCACATAAAATCAGGACTGAAAACCGCCGCACTGATGCTCAAAGGCCGGATGCCCGGTCAGCTTGTAATCCAGATCACGGACCTATGCAATGCCACCTGCCCCCAGTGCGGCATGCGAAAAACCAATAAATTTGACAGAACCCGGCTCTCCAATGACCAGCTCAAAGAGATCATTGATGCGGCAGGCCAAAAGGGATTTCAGGCCATCTCCTTTACCGGCGGAGAGCCCATGATGTTGCGCAAGGATCTGCCCGAACTTATCCGGCACGCAGGAAAAGCAGGGATTCCCTATATTCGAACGGGCACCAACGGATTCTTTTTTGCCGATCATGACAAACCCGAGTTCGAAGATAAGGTAAAGGCCATTGCCGAGGAACTTGCAGATACCCCGTTGCGCAACTTCTGGATCAGCCTGGACTCATCCGTTGCGCACATCCATGAGCAAATGCGCGGATTTGAGGGCGTTGTCCGGGGTATGGAAAAAGCATTACCCATTTTCCATGAGGCAGGTCTTTTCCCGTCCGTGAATCTGGGGTTGAACCGTAATGTATCCCGGATCACTCAAATTTTAGGATCGCCAACGCCAAAAGATCTTTTGACCCCGGAGGCCTCTCCCTTTTACCGGGCATTTGCCCAGGGGTTTGCCGATTTCTACCGCAAGGTGATCAATATGGGATTCACCATCGCCAATGCCTGCTACCCCATGAGTATGGAAGACAGTGCAGATAAAGAAGACCTGGATGCTGTTTATGCCGCAGCGTCTGCGGACCGGGTGGTCTGTTTTACAGGGATCGAAAAAGCGCTTTTATTCAAGGCGCTGTCAGACACCATTCCCAAATTCAGATCCCAGATTAGAATTTTTTCGCCCTTGGCCGGTTTGCACACCCTGTACAATGTCTATTCAGGAAAAAATGCAGATACCCCCTACGGCTGCCGGGGCGGCATTGATTTCTTTTACCTGAACTGCACCGATGGCAACACCTACCCTTGCGGGTACAGGGGTGCTGATAATTTAGGTCCGTTTCCGGACTTAAACGTCAATGCAATTAATCCCAAAGGGTACTGCCTGGCCTGCGACTGGGAATGTTTCAGGGACCCCACCGAGCTTGGGGGGCCATTTATGGAAGCCTTTTCCGCACCGTGGCACCTGGCGACCAGAATGGCCAAAGATCCAGGGTATGGCGCCTGCTGGCTCAAGGATCTCCAATATTATAAAGCCTGCGATTTTTTTAACGGCAGACGGCCGCCCCGGACAACAACTTTAAGAAAATTTTAA
- a CDS encoding branched-chain amino acid ABC transporter permease, with protein sequence MNLLQELKHSTIAAVWFMFLTFPIMVIKVNTVTQTIEWRWWNMAFIGIAFFFLSALWRYLLKRKEKHTGKLNQGKKISIARKLLAEKRFFIPAMVLLIIATLAFPYTFSMYQTTIMISALIYVMLGLGLNIVIGLAGLLDLGYVAFFAVGAYAYALLNLHFGMTFWMVLPLGGLLGAVMGIILGYPVLRLRGDYLAIVTLGFGEIIRLVLENWNSFSKGPSGIANIPKPGLFGIDLTFQQNFVYLYYIMVALVIFTIFVINRLQNSRVGRAWIALKDDEIACQAMGIDKARTKLRAFALGATWAGMAGVVFAAKTTFINPASFTIWESVIILCTVVLGGMGSIAGVISGALMLILLPEYLRAVSEYRMIVFGAVLVLMMVFKPGGLIENVRKTYHYKNHEHTTEQ encoded by the coding sequence ATGAATCTGTTACAAGAACTCAAACATTCCACCATAGCAGCGGTCTGGTTTATGTTCCTGACCTTTCCGATCATGGTAATAAAAGTCAATACCGTAACCCAGACCATTGAGTGGCGCTGGTGGAATATGGCCTTTATAGGCATTGCCTTTTTTTTCCTGTCTGCCCTGTGGCGCTACTTGCTTAAACGCAAAGAAAAACATACAGGCAAACTTAACCAGGGCAAAAAAATATCTATTGCCAGAAAACTTTTGGCCGAAAAACGGTTCTTTATTCCTGCCATGGTTTTGTTGATCATTGCCACCCTGGCATTTCCCTACACCTTTTCCATGTACCAGACTACTATTATGATCTCAGCACTAATCTATGTGATGCTGGGGTTAGGGCTGAACATCGTTATCGGGCTGGCAGGCCTTCTGGATCTTGGATATGTGGCCTTTTTTGCGGTGGGCGCCTATGCCTATGCACTTTTAAATCTGCATTTCGGCATGACCTTCTGGATGGTGCTGCCTTTGGGAGGGCTTTTAGGTGCGGTTATGGGCATTATCCTAGGCTATCCCGTGCTTCGTTTGAGAGGCGACTATCTGGCAATTGTGACCCTGGGCTTTGGTGAAATCATTCGTCTGGTGCTTGAAAACTGGAATAGCTTTTCCAAGGGCCCCAGCGGCATTGCCAATATTCCCAAACCCGGCCTGTTTGGCATTGATCTGACATTCCAGCAGAACTTCGTCTACCTATATTACATTATGGTGGCCCTGGTTATTTTTACCATCTTTGTGATCAACCGTCTCCAGAACTCCAGGGTCGGACGGGCCTGGATAGCCCTGAAAGATGATGAAATCGCCTGCCAGGCCATGGGCATTGACAAGGCCCGGACAAAACTGCGCGCCTTTGCTTTGGGGGCGACCTGGGCCGGCATGGCCGGCGTTGTTTTTGCCGCCAAAACCACCTTTATTAATCCGGCCAGTTTCACCATCTGGGAATCGGTTATCATTTTGTGTACGGTGGTGCTGGGCGGCATGGGCTCCATTGCCGGCGTCATTTCCGGAGCCTTGATGCTGATTCTACTGCCTGAATATCTTCGTGCCGTATCTGAATACCGGATGATTGTTTTCGGCGCCGTTCTGGTGCTGATGATGGTTTTCAAACCCGGCGGACTAATTGAAAACGTCAGAAAAACCTATCATTATAAAAACCACGAACACACCACAGAGCAATAG
- a CDS encoding branched-chain amino acid ABC transporter permease LivH (LivHMGF is the membrane component of the LIV-I/LS branched-chain amino acid transporter) translates to MDYEFFLKLFLGGLTRGSIYALIALGYTMVYGIIELINFAHGEIYMIGAFTALIISTVLTMSGFPALAVTLIAAAAAVFYACCYGYTMEKIAYKPLRKAPRLSALISAIGMSLFLQNYVLLAQTSDFLPFPSLIPDFEFWEPYAHIMSAPELAIIVTTMIVMIGLTFLIKFTQIGKAMRATSQDKTMAMLLGVNVNRVISLTFIIGSGTAAIGGMLIASHIGQINFYMGFIAGIKAFVAAVLGGIGSIPGAVLGSLVLGWTESFFTGYISSDYEDVFAFLFLVLILIFRPSGILGRAETKKV, encoded by the coding sequence ATGGATTATGAATTTTTTTTAAAGCTGTTCCTGGGCGGATTGACCAGGGGCAGTATCTATGCCTTGATTGCCCTGGGGTACACCATGGTGTACGGCATTATTGAACTGATTAACTTTGCCCATGGTGAAATATATATGATAGGCGCTTTTACCGCGCTGATCATCTCCACGGTATTAACCATGTCAGGCTTTCCGGCCTTGGCCGTAACGCTGATTGCGGCAGCGGCAGCTGTATTTTATGCCTGCTGCTACGGATATACCATGGAAAAAATTGCTTACAAGCCCCTGCGAAAGGCCCCCCGCCTGTCAGCGCTGATCAGCGCCATCGGCATGTCACTCTTTCTTCAAAATTATGTACTGCTTGCCCAGACCTCGGATTTTCTGCCTTTTCCCAGCCTGATTCCTGATTTTGAATTCTGGGAGCCCTATGCACACATCATGTCCGCCCCGGAGCTTGCCATTATCGTCACCACGATGATCGTCATGATTGGATTGACCTTTCTGATCAAGTTTACCCAGATCGGCAAAGCCATGCGGGCCACATCCCAGGATAAAACCATGGCCATGCTGCTTGGGGTCAATGTCAACCGGGTCATCTCCTTAACCTTTATCATCGGGTCCGGCACGGCGGCCATCGGAGGCATGCTCATTGCTTCGCACATTGGACAGATTAATTTTTACATGGGATTCATTGCCGGCATCAAGGCCTTTGTGGCAGCTGTCTTAGGCGGCATCGGCAGTATTCCGGGCGCGGTTTTAGGTTCCCTTGTCCTGGGGTGGACTGAAAGTTTTTTCACCGGTTATATCTCCAGTGATTATGAAGATGTATTTGCCTTTTTATTCCTGGTTCTGATCCTTATTTTCAGGCCATCCGGAATTCTGGGCCGGGCGGAAACCAAAAAAGTTTAA
- a CDS encoding VOC family protein encodes MGFTIDHFNINVLNLENSIAFYEKALGLTELSRKTATDGSYVIVFLTDNQSANKLELTWLKDRNEPYDLGDEEFHIAFKTDDFDAAHALHEKMGCICYENKDMGIYFINDPDGYWLEVVPVR; translated from the coding sequence ATGGGATTTACAATTGATCATTTTAATATCAACGTATTAAATCTGGAAAATAGTATCGCATTTTATGAAAAAGCGCTCGGCCTTACGGAGCTGAGTCGGAAAACGGCCACAGACGGTTCTTATGTGATTGTGTTTTTGACCGATAATCAGTCTGCCAATAAACTGGAGTTGACCTGGCTTAAGGACAGAAACGAGCCGTACGATCTCGGCGATGAAGAATTTCACATCGCATTTAAAACCGATGATTTTGACGCAGCCCATGCCCTTCATGAGAAGATGGGGTGCATCTGCTATGAAAATAAGGATATGGGTATCTATTTTATCAATGACCCGGACGGGTACTGGCTTGAGGTCGTTCCTGTCAGATAG
- a CDS encoding branched-chain amino acid ABC transporter substrate-binding protein, translated as MKRNLFAMGCLLAVCLIFAFGTKEAEARTIKLGVAGAHSGDLASYGLPSVNAAKLVVKKINADGGVLGQQVELLVEDDACKPEIAGNTAMKLVSDGVDVVMGHICSGATKAALGIYKDAKIVTMSPSATNPDLTLSGEYLNFFRTIPHDAKQAQLQVKFATQTLKVKNVVILHDKGDYGKGQAELAQKYFKEAGVNILLFEGVTPGAVDYSAIVTKVEKAKPDLVVWGGYHPEASKIVTLMRKQRMDTLFMGADGVKDDTFIKVAGEYSEGVYATGPMDISDNPMAKMAKEEHQKAFGSDPGAFFDAAYAATQALLNAIEKAGSTDYDKVVQALRTEYVETPLGKIRFDENGDATGIGFSVYKVVNGQFVEEK; from the coding sequence ATGAAAAGAAATTTATTTGCAATGGGTTGCCTATTGGCTGTTTGTCTGATCTTTGCCTTTGGGACCAAAGAAGCAGAAGCTCGGACAATTAAACTTGGGGTTGCCGGGGCCCATTCAGGAGACCTTGCATCTTATGGACTTCCGTCAGTGAATGCTGCCAAGCTGGTTGTAAAAAAAATCAATGCCGACGGTGGTGTTTTAGGCCAACAGGTGGAACTGCTGGTTGAAGACGATGCGTGTAAACCCGAAATAGCCGGTAACACCGCAATGAAGCTGGTTTCAGACGGCGTTGACGTTGTTATGGGCCATATCTGCTCCGGGGCAACCAAAGCGGCCCTGGGCATTTACAAAGACGCCAAGATCGTTACCATGTCTCCGTCTGCCACCAATCCGGATCTGACCTTGTCCGGTGAATACCTCAATTTTTTCAGGACCATCCCCCATGACGCCAAACAGGCCCAACTTCAGGTCAAATTTGCCACCCAAACCCTTAAAGTTAAAAATGTCGTCATCCTCCATGACAAAGGGGATTACGGCAAAGGCCAGGCAGAACTTGCCCAAAAATACTTTAAGGAAGCGGGTGTGAACATTCTCCTGTTTGAAGGAGTTACCCCGGGTGCCGTTGACTATTCGGCCATTGTCACCAAAGTGGAAAAAGCGAAACCGGACCTGGTTGTCTGGGGAGGCTACCATCCTGAAGCCTCCAAGATTGTTACACTGATGAGAAAACAAAGAATGGATACCCTGTTCATGGGTGCTGATGGTGTAAAAGATGATACCTTCATTAAGGTTGCCGGTGAGTATTCTGAAGGGGTTTATGCCACAGGTCCCATGGATATTTCCGACAACCCTATGGCAAAGATGGCAAAAGAGGAACACCAAAAAGCGTTCGGTTCTGATCCGGGAGCCTTTTTTGATGCAGCTTATGCGGCAACCCAGGCCCTGCTCAACGCCATTGAAAAAGCGGGATCCACTGACTATGACAAGGTGGTTCAGGCGCTGAGAACTGAATATGTTGAAACACCCTTGGGAAAAATCCGTTTTGACGAAAATGGTGACGCCACAGGTATCGGCTTTTCTGTATACAAAGTGGTCAATGGCCAATTTGTTGAAGAAAAGTAA
- a CDS encoding MFS transporter, with product MNGVINKKLLLALGCLAIFFPGAFLFGFPGVMAVQWQQLLGVEKARIGQLMFFILAGTGCSMYLSGKLQEKITPQGLIFVGTVACGFGVGAVAWASALYHVFAWAFWEGFFSAFVYLPCLTVSQKLFLEQKGLAVGFINLVFGGAAAVMSPVFSILLVNQGYRATCVISMIFAVCTGIVCAFFMRGSAYSFKSVKGLGIALGVGRILTLRSFWCLWCVWALAGAAGVSMVMLCASLGQSLGYDVTQYVMILTGFSMLNGLGRIVFGILADRISKHKILIRVFLMAALAYLLMPFFHNLYVLSLLASVVGLAFGVLFTVSAPLVSECFGLENFGRVFGLVFTAYGFVAGFLGPWMSGVVLRLTHDNFMVVFTGFALFYLIAAILVNQVKRVGCLNEKSPTCGVTK from the coding sequence ATGAACGGGGTGATAAATAAAAAACTGCTGCTGGCATTGGGGTGTCTGGCTATCTTTTTTCCCGGGGCTTTTTTGTTTGGATTTCCCGGGGTGATGGCGGTGCAGTGGCAGCAATTATTGGGCGTGGAAAAGGCCCGCATCGGGCAACTCATGTTTTTTATCCTGGCGGGTACGGGATGTTCCATGTACCTGTCCGGTAAGCTCCAGGAAAAGATTACGCCCCAGGGGCTTATCTTTGTGGGCACTGTCGCTTGCGGCTTTGGGGTCGGCGCTGTTGCATGGGCCTCAGCGCTGTATCATGTCTTTGCCTGGGCGTTTTGGGAAGGGTTTTTCAGCGCTTTTGTTTACCTTCCCTGTTTGACGGTTTCCCAAAAATTGTTTTTGGAACAAAAAGGCCTGGCAGTAGGTTTCATCAATCTGGTGTTTGGCGGCGCAGCTGCGGTCATGTCGCCGGTATTCTCTATTTTGCTGGTTAACCAGGGGTACAGGGCAACATGTGTAATCTCCATGATCTTTGCCGTGTGTACCGGTATTGTATGCGCCTTTTTTATGCGGGGCTCCGCATATTCATTTAAATCTGTAAAGGGGTTGGGAATCGCTCTTGGTGTTGGCCGAATACTTACGTTGAGATCCTTCTGGTGTCTTTGGTGCGTATGGGCCCTGGCCGGGGCTGCAGGGGTTTCCATGGTTATGTTGTGTGCCTCCCTGGGGCAGTCTTTAGGATATGACGTGACACAGTATGTGATGATTCTGACCGGATTCAGCATGTTGAACGGCCTTGGCCGCATTGTATTTGGCATACTTGCGGACCGCATATCCAAACACAAAATATTAATCCGGGTGTTTCTTATGGCGGCTTTGGCCTATCTGCTCATGCCCTTTTTTCATAATCTGTATGTGTTAAGTTTATTGGCAAGCGTTGTTGGGCTTGCATTCGGGGTATTGTTTACCGTGTCCGCACCATTGGTCTCGGAGTGCTTTGGTCTTGAGAATTTTGGAAGGGTATTCGGGCTTGTATTTACTGCTTACGGATTTGTGGCCGGATTTTTAGGCCCCTGGATGTCCGGTGTTGTTTTAAGACTTACCCATGACAATTTCATGGTCGTCTTTACCGGATTTGCCTTATTTTACCTGATTGCTGCCATTCTCGTAAACCAGGTAAAACGGGTTGGGTGTTTGAACGAAAAATCACCCACCTGCGGCGTTACAAAATAA
- a CDS encoding glycosyltransferase, translated as MMKIDLHVHSKFSKRPSQWILQKISCPESFTDPMLVYNTAKAKGMSLVTISDHNTIDGALEIAHLPDTYISEEITSYFPEDGCKVHVLAQNITEAQHDEIQKIRQNIFDLVAYLNGENIVNIIAHPLYAVNDRLSIKHFEQLLLLFKNFELNGARNDKQNQILAQVLKKLTPLDIERLSNLYDYQPLFDTPWEKNLTGGSDDHSGLNIARTFTAVDDATDLYSFMNGILNGKSRAVSDPSTPQTMAHNLYGIAYQFYSSRFNFGRHAGKDQLLKFLDQSLMPVSNVDNGLISRFYTFLSKRKNRRENIKSASLTDLIRKETERLFAENPDLLKIARTQSKKIQLGESPEKQEQHREKLWFDFVNQLSNKVLFHTGDHLLGQASGANLFNIFQTIGSVGGLYSLLAPYFVAFVHFAKDNETNTAVLNRFAKYKNGHQPPKSRVKLGHFTDTFYDVNGVAQTLQQQVQAALKHDKHLTIITCDARAEKTGEGVKNFTPTGVYEIPEYTEQKLYYPPFLEMLEYCYDQGFTHIHSATPGPIGLAALAIAKILKLPLTSTYHTQFPQYAQYLTGDNFIEEMTWKFMIWYYDQMDQIYVSSQNSFDELTERGIKSEKIRIMPRGINTEIFHPSKKCNILTSNFKVNEEALKFLYVGRVSKEKNLPILAEAFKALCATSDKAHLTVVGDGPYADEMKNLLKDYPVTFTGYLSGEPLCRVYASADLFVFPSTTDTFGNVVLEAQASGLPVIVSDIGGPCENMLDQETGIIVKSDDEPALLAAMQQFLNTPGLCSQMADQARAYMEDRSFENAFIQSWEFYKEIDMPVSMQEFSKAV; from the coding sequence ATGATGAAAATAGATCTTCATGTGCACTCCAAGTTTTCCAAACGGCCATCCCAGTGGATCCTGCAGAAAATCAGCTGCCCTGAAAGTTTTACGGACCCTATGCTGGTATATAATACTGCCAAGGCAAAGGGGATGTCCCTTGTGACCATATCCGACCATAACACCATTGACGGTGCCCTTGAAATCGCTCACCTGCCGGACACCTATATCTCCGAAGAGATCACCTCATATTTCCCGGAAGATGGGTGCAAGGTGCATGTACTGGCCCAAAACATCACCGAAGCCCAGCATGATGAAATTCAGAAAATCCGGCAAAATATCTTTGATTTGGTAGCCTATCTGAATGGTGAAAATATTGTCAATATCATTGCCCATCCGCTCTACGCAGTCAATGACCGGCTGTCCATCAAACACTTTGAACAGTTGCTTTTGCTGTTTAAAAATTTTGAACTCAACGGTGCCAGAAACGACAAACAAAATCAAATTCTTGCCCAGGTGCTCAAAAAGCTCACCCCTCTGGACATCGAACGGCTCTCCAACCTCTATGATTATCAACCCTTGTTCGATACCCCCTGGGAAAAAAATCTCACCGGCGGCTCCGATGACCACTCCGGCTTGAATATCGCCAGAACGTTTACGGCTGTGGACGACGCAACGGACCTTTACAGCTTCATGAACGGCATCCTCAACGGAAAATCCCGTGCCGTGTCCGATCCGTCCACCCCCCAAACCATGGCCCATAACCTGTACGGTATTGCCTACCAGTTTTACTCAAGCCGATTCAATTTTGGACGCCACGCCGGTAAAGATCAGTTACTCAAATTCCTTGACCAGTCACTGATGCCGGTATCCAATGTTGATAACGGACTTATATCAAGGTTTTACACTTTTTTAAGCAAACGTAAAAACCGCCGGGAGAACATCAAATCCGCAAGTTTAACCGATCTGATCAGAAAAGAGACCGAGCGTCTGTTTGCGGAAAATCCCGACCTGCTGAAAATTGCCAGGACCCAGTCAAAAAAAATACAGCTTGGTGAATCTCCGGAAAAGCAGGAACAGCACAGAGAAAAATTATGGTTTGATTTTGTCAACCAGCTTTCAAACAAGGTTTTATTCCACACCGGCGACCATCTGCTTGGGCAGGCATCCGGCGCAAATCTGTTCAATATATTCCAGACCATTGGTTCCGTGGGTGGGCTTTACTCCCTTTTAGCGCCCTATTTTGTGGCCTTTGTTCACTTTGCCAAGGATAATGAAACAAACACAGCTGTCCTGAACCGGTTTGCCAAATACAAAAACGGACATCAGCCCCCCAAATCCCGCGTGAAGCTTGGGCATTTCACAGACACCTTTTACGATGTCAACGGTGTGGCCCAGACGCTTCAACAACAGGTGCAGGCAGCGCTGAAACATGACAAACACTTGACCATCATTACCTGTGATGCCAGGGCCGAAAAAACAGGCGAAGGGGTGAAAAACTTTACGCCCACAGGTGTTTACGAAATCCCGGAATATACGGAACAAAAATTATATTACCCGCCGTTTCTGGAGATGCTGGAATACTGCTACGACCAGGGATTCACCCATATCCACTCCGCCACACCCGGCCCCATCGGCCTGGCAGCCCTGGCCATTGCCAAGATCCTTAAGCTGCCCTTGACCTCCACCTACCATACCCAGTTCCCCCAATATGCCCAGTATCTGACCGGGGATAATTTCATTGAAGAGATGACTTGGAAATTCATGATCTGGTACTATGATCAGATGGATCAAATCTATGTTTCCAGTCAAAACTCCTTTGACGAGCTCACTGAACGGGGGATCAAGTCTGAAAAAATCCGCATCATGCCCCGGGGCATCAACACGGAAATCTTTCATCCCTCAAAAAAGTGCAACATCCTGACGTCCAATTTCAAAGTGAATGAAGAAGCCCTGAAATTTCTTTATGTGGGCCGGGTATCCAAAGAAAAAAATCTGCCGATTCTGGCGGAAGCGTTCAAAGCCCTTTGTGCGACCAGTGACAAAGCTCATCTGACTGTCGTGGGCGATGGCCCCTATGCCGATGAAATGAAAAATCTGCTCAAAGATTATCCTGTGACCTTTACCGGTTATCTTTCCGGAGAGCCTTTGTGCCGGGTGTATGCGTCAGCAGATCTTTTTGTGTTCCCCTCCACTACAGACACATTCGGTAATGTGGTGCTCGAAGCCCAAGCCTCGGGCCTGCCGGTAATCGTGTCGGATATAGGCGGTCCCTGCGAAAACATGCTGGATCAAGAGACCGGCATTATTGTTAAAAGTGATGATGAACCGGCACTTTTAGCGGCCATGCAGCAATTTTTGAATACCCCCGGGCTGTGCAGTCAAATGGCCGATCAGGCCAGGGCATACATGGAAGACAGATCGTTTGAAAACGCATTTATTCAGTCCTGGGAATTCTACAAAGAGATAGATATGCCGGTCTCCATGCAAGAATTTTCCAAGGCAGTATAA
- a CDS encoding ABC transporter ATP-binding protein: protein MNKPILEVKNLTMDFGGLRAINSLDLTINQGEIAALIGPNGAGKTTFFNCITGIYSPTQGDIFIRPNGDDSTKERINGLKPNLVTRKGLARTFQNIRLFESMTVLENVMIGCYPVTKAGILGAIFRGPATRAEEQFIVNKSYEILKKIGLETYVDELALNLPYGAQRRLEIARAMATNPFLLLLDEPAAGMNPKETEALNKLILKLRDEEKISILLIEHDMKLVMSLSENIFVVDYGKKIGEGSPDQILNNPAVIKAYLGEEIDA from the coding sequence ATGAACAAGCCTATTTTGGAAGTTAAAAATCTGACCATGGATTTCGGGGGACTGCGGGCCATCAACAGCCTGGACCTGACTATCAATCAAGGGGAAATTGCCGCACTGATCGGTCCAAATGGTGCCGGAAAAACCACTTTTTTCAACTGTATCACAGGGATTTATTCCCCCACCCAGGGAGACATTTTTATCCGGCCCAACGGGGATGATTCAACCAAAGAACGCATTAACGGACTCAAACCCAACCTGGTAACCCGCAAGGGCCTGGCCCGGACATTTCAAAATATACGACTGTTTGAATCCATGACGGTTTTGGAAAATGTCATGATCGGATGTTACCCCGTCACAAAGGCCGGTATCCTGGGTGCGATTTTCAGAGGCCCTGCCACCCGGGCCGAAGAGCAATTTATCGTAAATAAAAGCTACGAAATATTAAAAAAAATCGGTCTTGAAACATATGTGGATGAATTGGCGCTGAACCTGCCTTACGGTGCCCAACGGCGCCTGGAAATTGCCAGGGCCATGGCTACAAATCCCTTCCTGCTTCTTCTGGACGAACCCGCGGCCGGCATGAACCCCAAAGAGACCGAGGCGCTGAATAAATTGATCTTAAAGTTAAGAGATGAAGAAAAAATTTCCATCCTCTTAATCGAACACGATATGAAATTGGTCATGAGCCTGTCTGAAAACATCTTTGTGGTGGATTACGGTAAAAAAATCGGTGAGGGCTCGCCTGACCAGATCCTGAATAATCCGGCCGTGATCAAGGCTTACCTGGGAGAAGAGATAGATGCTTAA